CCACGTCGATGCGGCCCAGAATCACATCAAGAACAACTACATGCGGAACCCGCCGGCGGCGGAGATCTTCAACGAAGAAGTTTCGAACCTGTTGAAGACCAAGATTCGCACCACTCTTTCGAAGATCGATGAGTTGAGTATCTCGTTCGATTACGAAGGGGAAGTCACTTCGCGGGATGCCGACGAGATCCTCACCAAAATCTCCGAGTTGCATTCCCGTTCCTTGGCCGCCGCCGAACGCACTGTGAATCCGGCACGGGCCGAGGCATTGCGAGTGTTCGCGGCCAATCTGCAAAAGGTCTTTTACGGTTTCGAACCCGATTTTTTCCAGCAGAATCTGCTGCGTATCGTGGACGACGTGGTCTCGGGGATAAAAGGATCGATTGAACTTTGGCCCACTCTGGTGGAAATCTGTTACTTTCAAAAGGGCCGCAAAGGATTAGCCCAAAAAAGAATCAACTGAGGATTTCATTTCCCGGAGAGACCGATCCATCTTGATACTTTCTTAACACTTCCCGGTGGTCTCTTAACCTCTCTTTGACATCGATCGGGCTAATATACTCGAGTCGAAATCTCTTTCGATTTCGACGGGAGTTTAGCCATGAACGACTACGTCTATCTCGGCTTCATTTTGATTTTTTCGCTTCTGACCTGGGGCTTTTTGACCCTGTGCGAAGCGCTGATGAAGGAGAAGCGATGAATGAGATTGAAGTCATAGGACTCGCAATTTCCCTACTGTTGCTGGTTTACCTGGGAATCGCCTTACTGAAGCCGGAGTGGTTTTCATGAGCTCTAATGCCTGGATACAAATCGCCCTTTATATAGCAGTACTCGTTGGATTCGCGCGCCCGCTGGGCTGGTTGATGGCTCGCATCTATCAGGGCAAGCCGCTTCTGCTGGATCGAATCTTCTACAAGCTGGCCGGTGTCGATCCCAACAAGGAGATGGGCTGGCGTCAGTACGCCGGAGCGGTACTGGTGTTCAACCTCCTGGGGGTAATCACCGTCTATACCTTGATGCGCTGGCAGGCCGAGTTGCCTTTGAATCCTCAGAAATTCGATGCCGCCAGTCCCGATCTGGCCTTCAACACGGCCATCAGTTTCGCCACCAATACGAACTGGCAGAGTTACGGCGGCGAGAACACCATCAGTTATCTGGTGCAGATGCTGGCGCTGGCTGTGCAGAACTTTCTTTCCGCGGCCACCGGCATGGCGGTGTTGATTGCGTTAATTCGCGGTCTGGCGCGTCATTCCAGCGAAACCATCGGCAATTTCTGGGTCGATGTGACCAAGAGCACGCTTTATATCCTGCTGCCCTTGAGCGCGATACTGGCCCTGGTGCTGGTCAGCCAGGGAGTGATTCAGAACTTCAAGACCTACGATACGGCCACTGTCCTCCAGCCGTTTACCACTTCGGAAGATCAGAAGGATGCGGATGGTAAGCCCGTGCTGGGAGCCGACGGCAAACCGCTGCAGGTGGAGAAAAAAGTC
The genomic region above belongs to Telmatocola sphagniphila and contains:
- a CDS encoding potassium-transporting ATPase subunit F, whose protein sequence is MNEIEVIGLAISLLLLVYLGIALLKPEWFS